In Candidatus Roseilinea sp., one DNA window encodes the following:
- a CDS encoding ATPase, giving the protein MADAVQITPEKFTEVAQQIEKQVSSVIVGQQDIIRHTLIAIIAGSHVLLEGVPGLGKTSLVRAFADTLSLRFVRIQFTPDLMPADIVGTDILEDQETGKRAFRFQPGPIFANLILADEINRATPKTQSALLEAMQERTVSVLGRTYATSKPFFVLATQNPIEMEGTYPLPEAQLDRFMFKLNVGFPKLDELAAIVEQTTGEKSARATKVTDGNTLIAMSQFARQVPAASHVTRYAAALVSATHPDGDGATDMVKKYVRYGASPRGAQALLLGGRVLALLNGRFNVAIEDVKALAPAALRHRILLNFEGQAEGINPDDVIADVTNKVKAA; this is encoded by the coding sequence ATGGCAGACGCCGTCCAGATCACCCCGGAGAAATTTACGGAGGTCGCGCAGCAGATCGAAAAGCAGGTCTCGAGCGTGATCGTCGGCCAACAAGACATCATCCGGCACACGCTGATCGCAATCATCGCCGGCAGCCACGTGTTGCTGGAGGGCGTGCCCGGCCTGGGCAAGACCAGCCTGGTGCGCGCTTTCGCCGATACGCTCAGCCTGCGCTTCGTGCGCATCCAATTCACACCCGACCTGATGCCGGCGGACATCGTCGGCACCGACATCCTGGAAGACCAGGAGACGGGCAAGCGCGCCTTCCGCTTCCAGCCCGGCCCGATCTTCGCCAACCTGATCCTGGCCGACGAGATCAACCGGGCTACACCCAAGACGCAATCGGCGCTGCTGGAGGCGATGCAAGAGCGCACGGTCAGCGTGCTGGGGCGCACCTATGCCACGAGCAAGCCGTTCTTCGTCCTGGCCACGCAAAACCCCATCGAGATGGAAGGCACCTATCCGCTGCCGGAAGCGCAACTCGACCGCTTCATGTTCAAGCTCAACGTCGGCTTCCCCAAGCTGGACGAACTGGCGGCCATCGTCGAGCAAACCACCGGCGAGAAGTCGGCGCGCGCGACGAAGGTGACGGACGGCAACACGCTGATTGCGATGAGCCAGTTCGCGCGGCAAGTGCCCGCTGCCTCGCACGTGACGCGCTATGCGGCCGCTCTGGTATCGGCCACGCATCCGGACGGCGACGGGGCGACCGACATGGTGAAGAAATACGTGCGCTACGGCGCCAGCCCACGCGGCGCGCAGGCGCTGTTGCTCGGCGGGCGGGTGCTGGCGCTGCTGAACGGCCGGTTCAACGTGGCCATCGAGGATGTGAAGGCGCTCGCGCCGGCTGCTCTGCGCCATCGCATCCTGCTCAACTTCGAGGGCCAGGCCGAAGGCATCAATCCGGACGACGTGATCGCCGATGTGACCAACAAGGTCAAAGCGGCCTGA
- the rlmN gene encoding putative dual-specificity RNA methyltransferase RlmN, which yields MTQMPIPISLYDLTREQLICQLAEWGEPAFRARQIWHWLYQRLAGDVDEMTDLPRPLRDRLKRTYAVGRMTVVTEQQSSDGWTRKWLFRLADGSEIETVLMEYDGLRRTACVSSQAGCAMDCSFCATGQMGFLRNLRAGEIVEQAIWVARALHTKTNGHERLSNLVLMGMGEPFANYNNVMEAVRRLMAPESEGGFGLGARKITISTVGLVPGIRRFAEETAQVNLAVSLHAATDELRDQLVPINRRYPLRELVAATRDYLRKTNRRVSYEWALIDGVNDTVEQAEALVALVRQTNPKAGVNLVHVNMIPLNPTSGYAGHASRRARIQQFRDVLTRANIPNTLRVRRGIDIGAGCGQLKAETAQDRTAAALEKQTSG from the coding sequence ATGACGCAGATGCCGATCCCGATCTCGCTCTACGACCTCACGCGCGAGCAGTTGATCTGTCAGCTCGCCGAGTGGGGTGAGCCGGCCTTCCGCGCCCGGCAGATCTGGCACTGGCTCTACCAGCGGCTGGCCGGCGACGTGGATGAGATGACCGACCTGCCCCGCCCGCTGCGCGACCGATTGAAGCGGACTTACGCAGTTGGCCGGATGACGGTCGTGACCGAACAGCAATCCTCCGACGGGTGGACGCGCAAGTGGCTGTTCCGGCTGGCCGACGGCAGCGAGATCGAGACCGTGCTGATGGAGTACGACGGCCTGCGCCGGACGGCGTGCGTATCGTCGCAGGCCGGCTGCGCTATGGATTGCAGCTTCTGCGCGACCGGTCAGATGGGCTTCCTGCGCAACCTACGCGCAGGCGAGATCGTCGAGCAGGCGATATGGGTGGCGCGCGCGCTGCACACAAAGACGAACGGCCATGAACGCCTGAGCAACCTGGTGCTGATGGGCATGGGCGAGCCGTTTGCCAACTACAACAACGTGATGGAAGCGGTGCGCCGGCTGATGGCGCCGGAGAGCGAGGGCGGCTTCGGGCTCGGCGCGCGTAAGATCACCATCTCCACGGTCGGACTGGTGCCGGGCATCCGGCGCTTTGCCGAGGAAACGGCCCAGGTCAACCTGGCCGTGTCGCTACATGCGGCCACGGACGAGCTGCGCGACCAGTTGGTGCCCATCAACCGGCGTTACCCGCTGCGCGAGCTGGTAGCCGCCACGCGCGATTACCTGCGCAAGACCAACCGACGGGTGAGCTACGAATGGGCGCTGATTGACGGCGTCAACGACACGGTCGAGCAAGCCGAGGCGCTGGTCGCGCTGGTGCGCCAAACCAACCCCAAGGCCGGCGTCAACCTGGTGCACGTGAATATGATCCCGCTCAACCCGACGAGCGGCTATGCCGGCCACGCGTCGCGCCGCGCGCGCATCCAGCAGTTTCGTGACGTGCTGACGCGGGCCAACATCCCTAACACCCTGCGCGTCCGGCGCGGCATTGACATCGGCGCCGGCTGCGGCCAGTTGAAAGCGGAGACGGCGCAGGATCGAACGGCTGCGGCGCTGGAAAAGCAAACGAGCGGATGA
- the rpmB gene encoding 50S ribosomal protein L28, whose amino-acid sequence MAKCAFTGKKTSFGHSRSFSFKLTNRAWKPNLQRRRMMIDGRMQTVMVSTKALRTLAKTKGK is encoded by the coding sequence ATGGCGAAATGTGCATTTACGGGCAAGAAGACCAGCTTCGGCCACTCTCGCTCGTTTTCGTTCAAACTGACCAACCGGGCGTGGAAGCCGAACCTCCAGCGCCGCCGCATGATGATTGACGGCCGCATGCAGACGGTGATGGTCTCCACCAAGGCCCTGCGCACGCTGGCCAAGACGAAGGGCAAGTAA
- the dhaK gene encoding hypothetical protein codes for MGDEGTQTQVEPKRPLDSPEAKPQRARLTMDGRRLKELVKAGYDWLRQQEEVVNGYNVYPVPDGDTGTNMMHTMRSAWEAIAGMNESNVGLVAKAVSNGALRGSRGNSGIILSQLWRGFARSLDRKEICDAQDLVAAMHEAAKTAYAGVSTPVEGTILTVARETAEAVEAAARDTHDMRRLLEVAKNASYESVQRTPNLLKILKEAGVIDSGGYGLFIILEGMWRFVNGLPVEDASRATSSVRLSSDADLQHEGGWGYDVQYLIYARSGQPLDVAKIRADIEAMGECPLVMGDESIVKVHVHVPDPGVAISYGARLGSLRDVVVEDMQAQSEAFTAHTAPPARETEASLPVAETAVIAVASGDGLTRAFKEVGVRVVIEGGQTMNPSVEDFLNAIAKANARSVILLPNNGNIVMTAQQAAALSETPAYVVATRTLAQGIAAAIAFNPNVGAEENAAAMGEAARHVTTGEITLSTRDATINGVSVRVGQVIGLIDDKLAVADDGIASTLLALLEKANAGQRELITLFYGNGLTEAEAAPIAEAVRQAYPSHQVELISGDQPHYYFIVGIE; via the coding sequence ATGGGTGACGAAGGCACGCAAACGCAAGTGGAACCGAAGCGACCGCTCGATTCGCCCGAGGCCAAACCGCAGCGAGCCCGATTGACAATGGATGGCAGACGACTGAAAGAACTGGTGAAGGCCGGCTACGACTGGCTGCGGCAACAAGAGGAGGTCGTCAACGGTTACAACGTGTATCCCGTGCCCGACGGCGACACCGGCACGAACATGATGCACACCATGCGGTCGGCATGGGAGGCGATCGCCGGCATGAACGAGTCGAACGTCGGACTGGTGGCCAAGGCAGTTTCAAACGGCGCGCTACGCGGCTCGCGTGGCAACTCGGGCATCATCCTGTCGCAATTGTGGCGCGGCTTCGCACGGTCGCTGGATCGCAAAGAGATCTGCGACGCCCAAGACCTGGTCGCGGCCATGCACGAAGCAGCCAAGACGGCCTACGCCGGCGTCAGCACGCCCGTGGAGGGCACGATCTTGACCGTGGCGCGCGAGACCGCCGAAGCGGTCGAAGCCGCAGCCCGCGACACACACGACATGCGCCGGCTGCTGGAGGTCGCCAAAAACGCTTCGTATGAATCGGTGCAGCGCACTCCCAACCTGCTCAAAATCCTCAAGGAAGCCGGCGTGATTGACTCCGGCGGCTACGGCCTGTTCATCATCCTGGAGGGCATGTGGCGCTTCGTCAATGGCCTGCCGGTGGAAGATGCCTCGCGCGCCACCAGCAGCGTTCGGCTGAGCAGCGACGCCGACCTGCAGCACGAAGGCGGCTGGGGCTACGACGTGCAATACCTGATCTACGCCCGCAGCGGCCAGCCCTTGGACGTGGCGAAGATCCGCGCCGACATCGAGGCGATGGGAGAATGCCCGTTGGTCATGGGCGACGAGAGCATCGTCAAGGTGCACGTGCATGTGCCCGATCCCGGCGTGGCCATCAGCTACGGCGCGCGGCTCGGTTCGCTGCGCGACGTGGTCGTCGAGGATATGCAGGCACAGTCCGAAGCGTTCACTGCGCATACGGCGCCACCCGCCCGCGAGACCGAAGCGAGCCTGCCCGTCGCCGAAACGGCTGTGATCGCCGTCGCGTCCGGCGACGGCCTAACGCGCGCGTTCAAAGAGGTCGGCGTGCGCGTCGTGATCGAGGGCGGGCAAACGATGAACCCCAGCGTGGAAGACTTCCTCAACGCGATTGCCAAGGCCAACGCGCGCAGCGTCATCCTCCTACCCAACAACGGCAACATCGTGATGACGGCGCAACAGGCAGCGGCGCTGAGCGAGACGCCGGCCTACGTAGTCGCTACGCGCACGTTGGCGCAGGGCATCGCTGCGGCCATCGCCTTCAACCCGAACGTCGGCGCAGAAGAGAACGCCGCTGCGATGGGCGAAGCCGCACGGCATGTGACGACCGGCGAGATCACCCTCTCGACGCGCGACGCCACCATCAACGGCGTGAGCGTGCGCGTCGGCCAGGTCATCGGCTTGATTGACGACAAACTCGCCGTGGCCGACGACGGCATCGCCTCCACGCTGCTGGCACTGCTCGAAAAGGCAAACGCCGGCCAGCGCGAGCTGATTACGCTGTTTTACGGCAACGGGCTGACCGAGGCGGAAGCGGCGCCCATCGCCGAAGCGGTGCGCCAGGCTTATCCGTCGCACCAGGTGGAGTTGATTTCTGGAGACCAACCGCACTATTACTTCATCGTCGGCATCGAGTGA
- a CDS encoding DegV family protein, translating into MTLNRPPSIRIVTDSAARLSPKWAGEHDVIVLPQHVMLNGREYREDLDLSEAELAQQAVRSKKPFTVRAPSVEDFTRVYGALADKRVEVISIHVSSALSETVQNALKAREAYLGRCKIHIVDSRSMALGLNELVQAAVELAKRGETGESIVKHLRGLMQHIYGIFISDDMDYLEHSKRLRPAQAILGAMLGIIPCLSMEEGDLVAVEKVRTAERAIEKVTEFVTEFDDQAQLAVLQLSPQPNDRTHALIEALQACFTRMKEIPVKSCGATVGRIIGPNGIGVMVYEGRI; encoded by the coding sequence ATGACCCTCAATCGCCCCCCCTCGATCCGCATCGTCACCGATAGTGCTGCGCGCCTGTCGCCTAAGTGGGCCGGAGAGCATGACGTGATCGTGCTCCCCCAGCACGTCATGCTGAACGGACGGGAGTATCGCGAGGACCTGGACTTGAGCGAAGCCGAGCTGGCGCAGCAAGCAGTTCGATCCAAGAAACCGTTCACCGTGCGTGCGCCGAGCGTGGAAGACTTTACCCGCGTATACGGCGCGCTGGCCGACAAGCGTGTCGAAGTCATCTCCATCCATGTGTCCTCGGCATTGAGCGAGACGGTGCAGAATGCGCTGAAGGCGCGCGAAGCCTATCTGGGGCGCTGCAAGATCCACATCGTGGATTCGCGCAGCATGGCGCTGGGGCTGAACGAACTCGTGCAGGCGGCCGTGGAGCTGGCGAAGCGCGGCGAGACCGGCGAGAGCATCGTCAAACATTTGCGCGGCCTCATGCAGCACATTTACGGCATCTTCATCTCGGACGACATGGACTATCTGGAGCACAGCAAACGCCTCCGCCCGGCGCAGGCGATCCTCGGCGCAATGCTGGGCATCATCCCCTGCTTGTCCATGGAAGAAGGCGACCTCGTCGCCGTGGAGAAGGTGCGCACGGCGGAACGCGCCATCGAAAAGGTGACCGAATTCGTGACCGAGTTCGACGACCAGGCACAACTGGCTGTGCTGCAGCTTTCGCCACAGCCGAACGACCGCACCCACGCGCTGATCGAAGCGCTTCAAGCATGCTTCACGCGGATGAAGGAGATTCCGGTGAAGTCGTGCGGCGCAACTGTGGGCCGCATCATCGGGCCGAACGGCATCGGCGTAATGGTCTATGAGGGCAGAATCTGA
- a CDS encoding dehydrogenase has protein sequence MLNLKEYHRPQGLMEAIELLKRKEPRTVVLGGGTWLVGEAPRDVEAVVDIANLGLNRIVAEGNLLRIGAAVTHQKLVESELLGPDAPSALHIIGETAQAMSGLNIRNRATIAGAVVTADAASPLVTALLACDAEVVVAGARDKSKAVQEPSDFWKVIPLAGFLAYRQQVLDEGVLITEIRMPIPTPDTRSSYQRVARTPKDYPIVCAAASFAMKDGIVGNVHVAVGGVASTPIRLSRLEFGLEKKRLADRFESELDAQMQTTHPEGDWLGSAAYRKEMARVLVRRAVLSVAGEAR, from the coding sequence ATGCTGAACTTGAAGGAGTATCATCGGCCGCAGGGGCTGATGGAGGCAATCGAACTGTTGAAGCGCAAGGAGCCGCGCACGGTCGTGCTGGGCGGTGGCACCTGGTTGGTCGGCGAGGCACCACGCGACGTTGAAGCGGTGGTGGACATCGCCAACCTGGGCTTGAACCGCATTGTGGCCGAAGGCAACCTATTGCGCATCGGCGCTGCGGTGACACACCAGAAGCTGGTGGAGAGCGAGCTACTTGGGCCGGACGCGCCGAGTGCGCTGCACATCATCGGCGAGACGGCGCAGGCGATGTCCGGCCTGAACATCCGCAACCGCGCCACGATCGCCGGCGCCGTCGTGACGGCCGACGCAGCCTCGCCGCTGGTAACGGCGTTGCTGGCCTGCGATGCGGAGGTGGTCGTCGCCGGCGCCCGCGACAAATCCAAAGCCGTGCAAGAGCCGAGCGACTTCTGGAAGGTGATCCCCCTGGCCGGCTTTCTCGCCTACCGCCAGCAGGTGCTGGACGAAGGCGTGCTCATCACCGAGATCCGCATGCCGATCCCCACGCCCGATACGCGCAGCAGCTACCAGCGAGTGGCGCGCACGCCGAAGGACTATCCAATCGTGTGCGCTGCTGCGTCGTTCGCGATGAAGGATGGCATCGTCGGCAACGTCCACGTCGCCGTCGGCGGCGTCGCATCCACGCCGATCCGCCTCAGCCGACTCGAATTCGGGCTGGAGAAGAAGCGCCTGGCCGACCGGTTCGAAAGCGAGCTCGATGCGCAGATGCAGACGACCCACCCGGAAGGTGATTGGCTGGGCAGCGCCGCGTATCGCAAAGAGATGGCCCGCGTGTTGGTGCGGCGTGCTGTTCTATCCGTCGCCGGTGAGGCGCGCTAA
- a CDS encoding cytochrome P450 yields the protein MRHRRIPTLGASHSLSGLFEAFKNPSAFLLKLSCTAGDIGEFKAGPVRIVCVNHPDWVHTLLVEQASAFRKMPAVKTLSVFTGDGLLVNDGATWVKHRRLAAPAFHRLRILAYQAVAARAAREAIASWQDGQVIDLEREMKRLTLTIVGRALFTRDVNEVADGLSRDIDRALDYVNGLSGRVTLPVIRSLARRNREALAAIERVDAAVRGLIRARRAQPAQHDADFLEMLLAAQTEDGESLSDDEVRDEVITMFVAGHETVATVLTWLFYLTARHPEVQAGLEREAREARDAGAAQNDAQFHRPYALRVYKEAMRLYPGGFTIGRQAIRDVPVGDYLIPAGAWVMISPYSVHRNPAIFPEPERFDPERFTPENERKLPRAGYIPFGIGPRACIGGQFALMEGQIIVSTLAEHVRLINVTPGEVGISPLVTLRPSRTIEMRVEKIRE from the coding sequence GTGAGACATCGTAGGATCCCCACCCTGGGCGCGTCCCATAGCCTATCGGGGCTGTTCGAAGCGTTCAAAAACCCAAGCGCCTTCCTCCTCAAGCTGAGTTGCACCGCCGGCGACATCGGTGAATTCAAAGCCGGGCCGGTGCGCATCGTATGCGTGAACCATCCGGACTGGGTACACACCCTCCTCGTCGAGCAGGCGAGCGCCTTTCGCAAGATGCCGGCGGTGAAGACCCTGAGCGTCTTCACCGGCGACGGCCTACTCGTCAATGACGGTGCGACATGGGTGAAACACCGCCGGCTGGCGGCGCCGGCCTTTCACCGGCTACGCATCCTGGCCTACCAAGCTGTGGCAGCGCGCGCCGCGCGCGAGGCGATTGCGAGCTGGCAGGACGGCCAGGTGATTGACCTGGAGCGCGAGATGAAGCGGCTGACGCTCACCATCGTCGGCCGCGCGCTCTTTACGCGCGATGTGAACGAAGTTGCGGATGGGCTGAGCCGCGACATTGACCGCGCGCTGGACTACGTGAACGGCCTCTCCGGCCGGGTGACGCTGCCGGTCATCCGCTCACTGGCACGCCGCAACCGCGAGGCGCTGGCCGCCATCGAACGGGTGGATGCTGCCGTGCGCGGCCTGATCCGCGCCAGGCGTGCGCAGCCGGCACAGCACGACGCCGACTTTTTGGAGATGTTGCTCGCAGCGCAGACGGAAGATGGCGAGTCGCTCAGCGATGACGAGGTGCGCGACGAGGTGATCACCATGTTCGTCGCCGGACACGAGACGGTGGCCACCGTGCTGACGTGGCTGTTCTACCTGACGGCGCGCCATCCAGAGGTGCAGGCCGGCCTAGAACGCGAAGCGCGAGAGGCGCGCGACGCCGGCGCAGCGCAGAACGACGCACAATTCCACCGGCCCTATGCCCTGCGCGTATATAAGGAAGCGATGCGGCTGTATCCGGGCGGGTTCACGATCGGGCGGCAGGCCATCCGGGACGTGCCGGTGGGCGACTACCTCATCCCGGCAGGCGCATGGGTGATGATCTCGCCCTATAGCGTGCATCGCAACCCAGCGATCTTCCCCGAGCCGGAACGATTCGACCCCGAGCGCTTCACACCGGAGAACGAACGGAAGCTGCCGCGCGCCGGCTATATCCCCTTCGGCATCGGCCCGCGCGCGTGCATCGGCGGCCAGTTCGCGCTGATGGAGGGCCAGATCATCGTCAGCACATTGGCAGAGCACGTGCGTCTGATCAACGTTACGCCGGGCGAGGTGGGCATCAGCCCGCTGGTGACGCTGCGACCGAGCCGGACGATCGAGATGCGCGTGGAGAAAATCCGCGAATAA
- a CDS encoding dehydrogenase gives MNIFGLASQCIERGKPCALITVIRTSGSVPRHEGAKMLVAADGAILGGTVGGGEMESRAIQLAQQAITTGQTRTVSYQLADLAKGDPGVCGGTVELFIEPLLPAPTLLIVGAGHVGRALTHLAKWCGFRVVVSDDRAELCTPEQCPGADTYLPGPLRARLAEMPLTPQTYVALVTRGYPIDVDALPVLLDSPVAYIGVIGSQRRWLTAAKVLRERGVSDAALQRVRAPIGLELNAETPEEIAVSIMAEIIMQRRGGHGRPMSEEGDREWEAGRVDDRRLEMGH, from the coding sequence ATGAACATCTTTGGCCTCGCCTCGCAATGCATTGAGCGCGGCAAACCCTGTGCGCTCATCACCGTGATCCGCACCAGCGGCAGCGTGCCACGCCACGAAGGTGCAAAGATGCTCGTCGCTGCCGACGGCGCCATCCTGGGCGGCACAGTCGGCGGCGGCGAGATGGAGAGTCGCGCCATCCAACTGGCGCAACAGGCAATCACCACGGGCCAGACGCGCACCGTGTCTTATCAACTGGCCGACCTCGCCAAAGGCGACCCCGGCGTGTGCGGTGGCACGGTCGAGCTATTCATCGAGCCACTCCTGCCGGCGCCCACCCTGCTCATCGTCGGCGCAGGTCACGTTGGGCGCGCGTTGACGCACCTGGCGAAGTGGTGCGGCTTTCGCGTAGTCGTGAGCGACGACCGTGCCGAGCTATGCACCCCGGAGCAGTGCCCCGGGGCAGACACCTATCTGCCCGGCCCACTGCGCGCGCGACTGGCCGAGATGCCACTCACCCCGCAGACCTACGTCGCCCTCGTCACGCGTGGCTACCCGATTGATGTGGACGCGCTGCCCGTCCTGCTCGATTCGCCGGTTGCCTACATCGGCGTGATCGGCAGCCAACGGCGCTGGCTGACGGCAGCGAAAGTGCTGCGCGAGCGCGGTGTGAGCGATGCAGCGTTGCAGCGCGTCCGTGCGCCCATCGGTCTGGAGCTGAACGCCGAGACGCCGGAGGAGATCGCCGTCAGCATCATGGCCGAAATCATCATGCAACGGCGCGGCGGCCATGGCCGACCGATGTCGGAGGAAGGGGATCGGGAGTGGGAAGCAGGGCGTGTGGATGATCGGCGATTAGAGATGGGGCACTAG
- a CDS encoding RhtB family transporter, producing the protein MLQPAQVQLFVLASLALLVVPGPAVLYIIARSVSQGRLAGVVSAAGVQVGASVHIVAAALGLSAVFLSSALAFNVVKYLGAAYLIYLGVRQWLAREAVTGEVMAQPESLQRVFVQGIIVNVLNPKTALFFFAFLPQFVDPARGNVTVQVLLLGLVFVTLAIINDGVYAVLAGALGNGLRSNRRFWSGQRLFAGAVYIGLGLTTALLVSSNR; encoded by the coding sequence ATGCTACAGCCAGCGCAGGTCCAGCTCTTCGTCTTGGCCTCACTCGCCTTGCTGGTCGTGCCTGGGCCGGCTGTGCTATACATCATTGCGCGGAGCGTGAGCCAGGGCCGGCTTGCCGGCGTCGTATCGGCGGCCGGCGTGCAAGTCGGCGCCTCGGTGCATATCGTCGCGGCCGCGCTGGGTCTATCGGCGGTGTTCCTCTCGTCTGCGCTGGCCTTCAACGTCGTGAAGTATCTCGGTGCAGCCTATCTGATCTATCTCGGCGTGCGTCAGTGGCTGGCGCGCGAAGCCGTGACCGGTGAGGTGATGGCGCAGCCCGAATCGCTGCAGCGCGTTTTCGTGCAGGGCATCATCGTTAACGTGCTGAACCCGAAGACGGCGCTGTTCTTCTTCGCCTTTCTGCCGCAGTTCGTTGATCCGGCGCGAGGGAATGTCACGGTGCAGGTGCTGCTGCTGGGCTTGGTGTTCGTCACGCTAGCCATCATCAACGACGGCGTCTACGCAGTGTTGGCTGGCGCGTTGGGGAATGGGCTGCGCAGTAACCGGCGTTTCTGGTCGGGGCAGCGCCTGTTCGCCGGCGCGGTATACATCGGCCTCGGCTTGACGACTGCCCTCTTGGTCTCGAGCAATCGCTAG
- the araD gene encoding L-ribulose-5-phosphate 4-epimerase, with translation MMLESLRRQVHALHLELPKYNLVVWTMGNLSARDPETGLVVIKPSGVRYEDLRPDNLVIVDLDGKVVEGDLAYSSDTLTHLYIYRHRPDVNGVCHTHSTFATAFAAVGRPIPCFLTGMADEFGGEIPLGGFELIGSEAIGREVLRVIGNGKAVIMQNHGVFTIGKTAEAAVKAAVMAEDAARTSFYALQLGTPVPISSEDVAKLYDRYSNVYGQRG, from the coding sequence ATGATGCTCGAATCGCTGCGCCGGCAGGTTCACGCGCTGCATTTGGAGTTGCCCAAATACAACTTGGTGGTGTGGACGATGGGCAACCTCAGCGCCCGCGACCCTGAAACCGGCCTGGTCGTCATCAAGCCCAGCGGCGTGCGCTACGAGGACCTGCGGCCGGATAACTTGGTGATCGTGGACTTGGATGGCAAGGTAGTCGAGGGTGATCTCGCCTACTCCAGCGACACGCTCACGCACCTCTACATCTATCGCCATCGCCCTGATGTGAACGGCGTGTGCCACACGCATAGCACCTTCGCCACGGCGTTTGCCGCCGTTGGCCGGCCGATTCCTTGCTTCCTTACCGGCATGGCCGATGAATTCGGCGGCGAGATCCCGCTGGGCGGCTTCGAACTCATCGGCAGCGAGGCGATCGGCCGCGAAGTGCTGCGCGTGATTGGCAACGGCAAGGCCGTGATCATGCAGAACCACGGCGTGTTCACCATCGGCAAGACGGCCGAGGCGGCCGTCAAAGCGGCGGTGATGGCCGAAGACGCTGCACGCACGTCGTTCTACGCGCTGCAGCTCGGCACGCCCGTCCCTATCTCATCGGAGGACGTGGCGAAACTATACGACCGCTACAGCAACGTGTATGGCCAGCGCGGTTGA
- a CDS encoding sugar phosphate isomerase produces the protein MHLEQVERLRLVIMRKIALQLYTVRESLKKDFIGTLEEVAKIGYKGVELAGNMGGHTARELRRLLDDLGIQMISGHVGMDALGSGFEKLLEDYVTLGAGYVGVAWLPESYRSEAGWLRAGKLMEQAALQAQKHGLVFHYHNHAFEFERLPNGKYGFDQLFDNTDPALLKSQLDVYWVKKGGEDPVAYIKKLSGRVPLIHLKDMSADPSHTFAIVGEGILDFDAIFAAGDASGVDWYIVEQDQCPKGEIESVRKSYQNIAARGWLT, from the coding sequence ATGCACCTGGAGCAAGTAGAACGGTTAAGATTGGTAATCATGCGCAAAATCGCACTTCAACTCTACACGGTTCGAGAATCGCTCAAGAAAGACTTCATCGGCACGCTCGAGGAAGTAGCTAAGATCGGCTACAAGGGCGTGGAACTCGCCGGCAACATGGGCGGCCATACGGCCAGAGAACTGCGACGGCTGCTGGACGACCTGGGCATCCAGATGATCAGCGGACACGTCGGCATGGACGCGCTGGGCAGCGGGTTCGAAAAGCTGCTGGAGGACTACGTTACGCTCGGCGCAGGATACGTTGGCGTGGCGTGGCTACCGGAATCGTATCGCAGCGAGGCCGGCTGGCTGCGCGCCGGCAAGCTGATGGAGCAAGCTGCGCTGCAGGCTCAGAAGCATGGCTTGGTCTTCCACTACCATAACCATGCCTTCGAATTCGAGCGCCTGCCTAACGGCAAATATGGTTTCGATCAACTCTTCGACAACACCGATCCGGCGTTGCTCAAGTCGCAGCTCGATGTCTACTGGGTGAAGAAAGGCGGCGAAGACCCCGTTGCCTACATCAAGAAGCTCAGCGGCCGCGTGCCGCTCATCCATCTCAAGGACATGAGCGCCGATCCATCGCACACCTTTGCGATCGTTGGCGAAGGCATCCTCGACTTCGATGCCATCTTCGCGGCCGGTGACGCCAGTGGTGTGGACTGGTATATCGTCGAGCAGGATCAATGCCCCAAGGGCGAGATCGAAAGCGTGCGCAAGAGCTATCAGAATATCGCCGCGCGCGGCTGGCTGACTTAG